One part of the Sphingobacterium sp. LZ7M1 genome encodes these proteins:
- the polA gene encoding DNA polymerase I codes for MKKLFLLDGMALIYRAYFALSKTPRITSYGLNTGAIMGFTNTLLDVLNNQKPSHIAVVFDTAAPTNRHLEFEAYKAQREKMPEDLAASIPYIYRLIEGFNIPIITMDGFEADDIIGTLAKKGEKKDFKVYCMTPDKDFGQLVSDNIFIYKPARMGNGAETLGVPEILEKWEINNVHEVIDILGLWGDAVDNIPGIPGIGEKTAKKLIQEFGSIESLIQNTDKLKGKLKENVENFSEQGLISKKLATILLDVPVELDEKALELEKPNKDLLEPLFVELEFRTLGKRVFGEDFSMVENSAPKAGQMDLFAVHNDANLEGSKSNQPAEVVENPVFTNIQNTAHQYILVDSEEKQKELALQLAKEASFCFDTETTGLDALQAELVGISFSTKAFEGYYIPVSADQDEAQKTVNIFKEIFENEGIKKIGQNLKYDILLLSRYDIDVKGEFFDTMLAHYLIDPDTRHNMDYLSETYLNYTPVSITDLIGGKGKNQGNMRDVDVELVKQYASEDADITLQLKNKLAPLLEETSTIDLAQKVEFPLLKVLADVERNGVKVDVDTLKQFSKEIEKDVKVLEQQIYEKAGVTFNIASPKQLGEVLFDKLQLDPKAKKTKTGQYKTGEDVLLALANKSDIVQDILDFRQLQKLKSTYVDALPNLINPNTGLIHTSYNQAVAATGRLSSTNPNLQNIPIRTERGREVRKAFISRNEDWTLLSADYSQIELRIMAELSQDVNMLEAFKQGLDIHKATAARVYSVSLEEVNSDMRRNAKAVNFGIIYGQSAFGLSQNLGISRKEAAEIIDQYFTQYTGIRKYMGEVIEFAKENGYVETILKRRRYLRDINSANMTVRGFAERNAINAPIQGSAADLIKIAMINIQKDIAERGLEGKMIMQVHDELVFDVPNHEINEFKSIIENRMKNAIEMQVPIEIEIGEGRNWLEAH; via the coding sequence TTGAAAAAGTTATTTCTTTTAGACGGGATGGCATTAATTTACCGTGCATACTTCGCACTAAGTAAAACACCTCGCATTACATCATACGGACTGAACACAGGGGCAATTATGGGTTTCACCAATACTTTGCTCGATGTTTTAAATAATCAGAAACCTAGTCATATTGCTGTTGTATTCGATACTGCAGCACCAACCAATAGACATTTAGAGTTTGAGGCATACAAGGCTCAACGGGAAAAAATGCCCGAGGATCTTGCCGCTTCCATTCCTTATATATATCGCTTGATCGAAGGGTTCAATATCCCAATCATTACCATGGATGGTTTTGAGGCCGACGACATCATTGGGACTTTAGCGAAAAAGGGTGAAAAGAAGGATTTTAAGGTCTATTGCATGACTCCTGACAAGGATTTTGGCCAATTGGTATCGGACAATATTTTCATCTATAAACCTGCCCGTATGGGTAATGGCGCTGAAACTTTAGGTGTTCCTGAAATTTTGGAGAAATGGGAAATAAACAATGTCCATGAAGTCATCGATATTTTAGGTTTATGGGGTGATGCTGTTGACAACATTCCAGGGATTCCGGGGATTGGAGAGAAAACCGCTAAAAAATTAATCCAAGAATTTGGATCTATCGAAAGCCTGATCCAAAACACAGATAAACTGAAAGGCAAACTGAAAGAAAATGTAGAAAACTTTTCGGAACAGGGATTGATTTCTAAAAAGCTTGCTACCATTTTACTGGATGTTCCTGTAGAATTGGACGAAAAAGCATTGGAATTAGAGAAACCTAATAAAGATCTGTTAGAGCCTTTGTTTGTTGAATTGGAGTTCCGGACTTTAGGAAAAAGAGTTTTTGGAGAGGATTTCAGCATGGTTGAAAATTCGGCACCAAAAGCTGGGCAAATGGATCTTTTTGCAGTCCATAATGATGCAAACTTAGAAGGATCAAAGAGCAATCAACCTGCGGAAGTTGTCGAAAACCCAGTTTTTACAAACATTCAAAATACTGCACACCAATATATACTTGTTGACAGCGAAGAAAAACAAAAAGAACTTGCACTGCAATTAGCCAAAGAGGCATCCTTCTGTTTTGATACGGAAACAACCGGTTTGGATGCTCTACAAGCGGAATTGGTTGGAATTTCATTTAGTACCAAGGCTTTTGAAGGTTATTATATACCAGTTAGTGCAGATCAAGATGAAGCGCAAAAAACAGTGAATATTTTCAAAGAGATATTTGAAAATGAAGGCATTAAGAAAATTGGTCAAAATCTAAAATATGACATCCTTCTTCTATCCAGATATGATATTGATGTTAAAGGTGAGTTTTTTGACACTATGCTTGCCCATTACCTCATTGATCCTGACACTCGCCATAACATGGATTACCTTTCAGAGACTTATTTAAACTATACTCCAGTTTCTATTACCGATTTAATCGGGGGTAAAGGGAAAAATCAGGGAAATATGCGGGATGTTGATGTCGAGCTGGTGAAACAGTATGCTTCTGAAGATGCTGACATTACCTTACAATTAAAAAACAAGCTTGCTCCTCTTCTTGAGGAAACTTCCACTATAGATTTAGCTCAAAAGGTTGAATTTCCATTATTAAAAGTGTTGGCAGATGTGGAAAGAAATGGAGTAAAAGTGGATGTAGATACCTTGAAGCAGTTTTCAAAAGAAATAGAAAAAGATGTAAAGGTATTAGAGCAACAGATTTATGAAAAAGCAGGTGTTACCTTTAATATCGCCTCTCCAAAACAACTTGGAGAAGTTCTATTTGACAAACTTCAACTAGATCCGAAAGCTAAAAAAACAAAAACAGGTCAATACAAAACCGGTGAAGACGTTCTTTTGGCTTTGGCAAACAAATCTGACATCGTACAGGATATTTTAGATTTTAGACAGCTTCAGAAGTTGAAATCCACTTATGTTGATGCCCTTCCAAATCTGATCAATCCCAATACAGGATTAATACATACTTCCTACAATCAGGCTGTGGCTGCCACTGGAAGATTGAGTTCTACAAATCCAAACTTACAGAATATCCCAATCCGTACGGAAAGAGGAAGGGAAGTGAGAAAAGCCTTTATCAGCCGAAATGAAGACTGGACATTGCTTTCTGCCGATTATTCTCAGATTGAGCTAAGGATTATGGCGGAATTAAGTCAAGATGTTAATATGTTGGAGGCCTTTAAACAAGGATTAGACATTCACAAGGCAACTGCTGCTCGCGTTTATTCGGTGTCATTGGAGGAAGTTAATTCTGATATGAGGAGAAATGCTAAGGCTGTAAACTTTGGGATTATTTATGGACAATCTGCATTTGGTCTGTCACAAAATTTGGGAATCAGTCGCAAAGAAGCTGCAGAAATCATTGACCAGTACTTCACTCAATATACAGGTATTCGAAAATATATGGGCGAAGTAATTGAATTTGCAAAGGAAAATGGATATGTGGAAACTATATTGAAAAGAAGGCGTTATCTAAGGGATATCAATTCTGCAAATATGACCGTTAGAGGATTCGCAGAGCGAAATGCCATCAATGCTCCAATACAGGGTTCTGCAGCAGATTTGATTAAAATAGCCATGATAAATATCCAAAAAGATATTGCAGAAAGAGGATTGGAAGGCAAGATGATCATGCAGGTACATGATGAGCTTGTATTCGATGTTCCCAATCATGAAATCAATGAATTTAAATCCATCATTGAAAATAGGATGAAAAACGCTATTGAGATGCAAGTTCCAATTGAAATAGAGATTGGTGAAGGAAGAAATTGGTTAGAAGCACATTAA
- a CDS encoding toxin-antitoxin system YwqK family antitoxin — protein sequence MKILSSILFFIVIFLDSFAQDRSPIFFEKSGENLVRFYFDNNYYLVDRDCEFKSIERVASFDPASSKYIGSFTDFDLEGRPILEGSYVDGKKTGYFKSYHPNRSIKWEATFVNDRPQGNWNYYYPDGALMMVVEFSPDYVKIMEFNDTRGRKVVEGGNGRFDFNVPFQGYNPYGYPFVKHKGKLKDGVPDGIWQIYYTADKLADLVAEEVYYRGVFKSGYDIINETEYSSPIFSVLPVENFFRAEKFISKGCNYDEIAGYNSYLTDYLTQPFHSFELRAPIEDNFEYKVQVSKDGNPSKLEIIDDVPEEISRPFKLVLNSVERYIPSFVNGEYIQDEITVKGKVSSDESGKIQFHSLNIARKNEQ from the coding sequence ATGAAGATACTGAGTAGTATTTTATTCTTTATTGTAATTTTCTTGGACAGCTTCGCTCAGGACCGAAGCCCTATTTTTTTTGAAAAATCTGGAGAAAACCTCGTCCGTTTTTATTTTGATAACAATTATTATTTAGTTGATAGAGACTGTGAATTTAAGAGCATTGAGCGTGTAGCGAGTTTTGATCCTGCAAGCAGTAAATATATCGGTTCATTTACCGATTTTGATTTAGAAGGCAGGCCGATACTTGAAGGTTCTTATGTCGATGGAAAAAAAACTGGCTATTTCAAATCCTATCACCCCAATCGATCCATTAAATGGGAAGCCACATTTGTGAATGATAGACCTCAAGGCAATTGGAACTACTATTATCCGGATGGAGCATTAATGATGGTTGTAGAATTTTCTCCTGACTATGTGAAAATCATGGAGTTCAATGATACCCGGGGGCGGAAGGTTGTAGAAGGAGGAAATGGCAGGTTTGATTTCAATGTTCCTTTCCAAGGTTATAATCCCTATGGCTATCCATTTGTAAAACATAAAGGAAAATTAAAAGACGGTGTGCCAGACGGAATTTGGCAAATTTATTATACGGCTGACAAATTAGCTGATTTAGTTGCTGAGGAAGTCTACTATAGAGGGGTTTTCAAATCCGGGTATGATATAATCAATGAAACTGAGTATTCATCTCCTATTTTCAGCGTTCTACCGGTTGAAAATTTCTTTAGGGCAGAAAAATTCATTTCCAAGGGCTGTAATTACGATGAAATCGCGGGTTATAACAGCTATTTAACTGATTATCTCACCCAACCTTTTCATTCTTTTGAATTGAGAGCACCTATTGAGGATAATTTCGAATATAAAGTTCAGGTAAGCAAGGATGGAAACCCATCAAAATTAGAGATCATAGATGATGTTCCTGAGGAGATAAGCAGACCATTTAAGTTGGTATTAAATTCCGTAGAGCGATATATTCCCTCGTTTGTAAATGGGGAATACATTCAGGATGAGATTACTGTAAAGGGAAAAGTATCATCGGACGAATCTGGAAAGATACAATTCCATAGCTTGAACATTGCTAGAAAGAATGAACAATAG
- a CDS encoding phosphatidylserine decarboxylase family protein produces MKFHKEGYTSLALVVLFIFIINAIAHYYDAGSVVKWIIYIVSAFLLITIVQFFRSPNKTITIDDGIVLCPADGKVVVIEETEETEYLKDRRIQVSIFMSPINVHVNRNPVSGIVSFFKYHPGKFLVAWHPKSSTDNERTTVVVKTESGVEVLFRQIAGAMARRIVWYVKEGQEVKQGEEFGFIKFGSRVDLFLPLDSKINVNIGDKVTGGKSIIARF; encoded by the coding sequence ATGAAATTTCACAAGGAAGGCTATACCAGTTTAGCATTAGTAGTATTATTTATTTTTATAATAAATGCCATTGCGCATTATTATGATGCCGGTAGTGTTGTGAAATGGATCATATATATTGTTTCTGCATTTCTGTTGATTACGATTGTCCAATTTTTTAGGAGTCCAAACAAAACCATAACAATCGATGATGGGATTGTACTATGTCCTGCTGATGGTAAGGTTGTAGTGATTGAAGAAACAGAAGAAACTGAATATTTGAAGGACCGTAGGATTCAAGTTTCGATTTTTATGTCTCCTATCAATGTCCACGTCAATCGAAATCCTGTATCTGGAATTGTATCCTTTTTCAAATATCATCCTGGGAAATTCTTGGTAGCATGGCATCCAAAATCCTCTACTGATAATGAAAGAACAACCGTAGTTGTAAAGACCGAATCTGGAGTAGAAGTATTGTTCCGTCAAATAGCTGGAGCAATGGCTAGAAGGATCGTTTGGTATGTGAAAGAAGGCCAAGAGGTGAAACAAGGTGAAGAATTTGGATTTATTAAATTTGGATCAAGGGTGGATTTGTTTTTGCCATTGGATTCAAAAATCAATGTAAACATTGGGGATAAGGTTACGGGAGGTAAATCAATTATTGCCCGTTTTTAA
- a CDS encoding ATP-binding protein, with translation MGKELKDALGDHKSEDPIGDAEKEVRDWAKQKTIEINQLKAQEKFRKEFLSNISHEFKTPLFAIQGYIETLQDGMIEDNPEMAVNFLNKASRNLDRLSYLIHDLDEIAKLESGEISIVKEKFDLIALIKETIDDLEYKAKENNITLVFNPKGNNPINVKADRKKIQQVLINLIDNSIKYGSKGGKTNIKVHLLIDQVLIEITDNGQGIEEKNLPRVFERFFRTDKSRSRDIGGSGLGLAIVKHIIEAHQQNVHVRSTEGIGTTFSFTLEKA, from the coding sequence TTGGGCAAAGAACTGAAAGACGCTTTAGGGGACCATAAATCTGAAGATCCGATTGGAGATGCAGAAAAAGAAGTAAGGGACTGGGCCAAACAAAAAACCATAGAGATTAACCAATTAAAAGCTCAAGAAAAATTTCGAAAAGAATTTCTTTCTAATATTTCCCATGAATTCAAAACCCCATTATTTGCGATTCAGGGATATATTGAGACCCTTCAAGACGGTATGATTGAGGACAATCCAGAAATGGCAGTTAATTTTCTGAATAAAGCCTCTCGAAATTTAGATCGCTTGAGCTATCTGATCCATGATTTGGATGAAATAGCAAAACTGGAATCTGGCGAGATCTCAATTGTAAAGGAAAAATTTGACCTCATTGCACTTATTAAAGAGACCATCGATGATTTGGAATATAAAGCCAAAGAAAATAATATAACCCTTGTTTTTAACCCTAAAGGCAATAATCCAATTAATGTAAAGGCGGATAGAAAGAAAATTCAACAAGTTTTAATCAACTTAATTGATAATTCTATTAAATATGGATCCAAGGGAGGTAAAACAAATATCAAGGTTCACTTATTAATAGACCAGGTACTGATTGAAATTACTGATAATGGTCAAGGCATTGAAGAAAAAAATCTACCAAGAGTATTTGAGCGATTTTTCAGGACGGATAAAAGTAGATCTCGGGATATCGGAGGATCAGGATTAGGACTTGCAATCGTTAAACATATCATAGAAGCGCATCAGCAAAATGTGCATGTTAGAAGTACGGAAGGTATAGGTACTACCTTTTCATTTACCCTTGAGAAAGCTTAA
- a CDS encoding DUF47 domain-containing protein translates to MSLNSIFQYFVPKDKKFFPLFEQAGSNLIDMAKLLKESVHTTDLQLRKDNSKLLEDLEHKGDNLTHQIHLELGKNFITPFDREDIHALASSLDDVADFIHGASNRMELYKVTEPSEAMKEISSLILEATEHVAKALFELKDLKNIRNITDSCVRINSVENKADYIFDKAVAELFEYEKDAINLIKNKEVLSAMEDATDKCEDVANVLESILVKNA, encoded by the coding sequence ATGTCTTTAAATAGCATTTTTCAATACTTTGTCCCGAAGGACAAGAAATTTTTCCCATTATTTGAACAAGCCGGATCAAACTTAATTGACATGGCTAAGCTTCTAAAAGAAAGCGTTCATACTACAGATCTTCAGCTTAGAAAAGATAACTCCAAATTATTGGAGGATCTTGAGCACAAAGGAGATAATCTTACACATCAAATCCATTTAGAATTAGGCAAGAACTTTATCACTCCATTTGATAGGGAGGATATCCATGCCTTAGCTAGTTCATTAGATGATGTTGCTGATTTTATTCATGGAGCTTCCAATAGAATGGAGCTTTATAAGGTTACAGAACCAAGCGAGGCTATGAAAGAAATTTCAAGCTTAATTCTTGAAGCAACTGAACATGTTGCAAAAGCTTTATTTGAGCTAAAAGATTTAAAAAACATCAGAAATATTACCGATTCATGTGTACGCATCAACAGCGTCGAAAATAAGGCAGACTATATTTTTGACAAAGCAGTTGCCGAGCTGTTTGAGTATGAAAAAGATGCAATCAACCTGATCAAGAATAAAGAAGTTTTATCAGCGATGGAAGATGCAACTGATAAATGTGAGGATGTTGCCAATGTATTAGAAAGTATTCTTGTGAAGAACGCTTAA